A single region of the Ficedula albicollis isolate OC2 chromosome 11, FicAlb1.5, whole genome shotgun sequence genome encodes:
- the LOC101821470 gene encoding LOW QUALITY PROTEIN: serine/threonine-protein kinase pim-1-like (The sequence of the model RefSeq protein was modified relative to this genomic sequence to represent the inferred CDS: deleted 2 bases in 1 codon) → MPSVAIKCVPRDRIRHWGELAPEPWHGLSPADDIALLAQPDGARAPLEIVLLAKVSSGCAGVIQLLEWVELPNSFLLVLERPERCQDLSGVLAERRFLPEEEARGLFRQVLEAVRHCSSCGVLHRDIKPENILLDLATGQLKLIDFGCGAFLQDTAYTQFAGTLSYSPPEWIHHQRYHGEAATIWSLGLLLYHLVMGKHPFRRGQEIIWGRVLFPRRLSQECQDVIKRCLSMRPLDRPSLQDLFHHPWLQGVHLP, encoded by the exons ATGCCCTCG GTGGCCATCAAATGCGTACCACGGGATCGCATCCGGCACTGGGGCGAGCTG gccccagagccctggcacGGCCTCAGCCCCGCTGATGACATCGCGCTCCTCGCGCAGCCCGACGGCGCCCGCGCGCCCCTGGAGATCGTGCTGCTGGCCAAGGTGTCCTCTGGGTGTGCTGGTGTCATTCAGCTCCTGGAGTGGGTTGAGCTGCCCAACAGCTTCTTGTTGGTGCTGGAGCGTCCGGAGCGGTGCCAGGACCTCTCGGGTGTGCTGGCGGAGCGGAGGTTCCTGCCGGAGGAGGAGGCGCGGGGGCTGTTCCGCCAGGTGCTGGAGGCCGTGcggcactgcagcagctgcggGGTCCTGCACAGGGACATCAAA CCCGAGAACATCCTGCTCGACCTGGCCACTGGGCAGCTGAAACTGATCGACTTTGGCTGTGGCGCCTTCCTCCAAGACACAGCCTACACCCAGTTTGCAG GAACTCTGTCCTACAGCCCGCCAGAGTGGATCCACCACCAACGCTACCACGGCGAGGCAGCAACGATCTGGTCCCTGGGCCTCCTGCTGTACCACCTGGTCATGGGGAAGCACCCGTTCAGGAGGGGCCAGGAGATCATCTGGGGGCGAGTCTTGTTCCCACGACGGCTCTCTCAAG AGTGCCAAGATGTTATTAAGAGGTGTTTGTCCATGCGACCCTTGGACAGGCCATCCCTACAAGACCTTTTCCACCATCCTTGGCTGCAGGGTGTTCATCTGCCCTAG